A single genomic interval of Spirosoma linguale DSM 74 harbors:
- a CDS encoding conserved hypothetical protein (KEGG: bam:Bamb_4311 hypothetical protein) produces the protein MNKKDQVIALLKSIETGEAGPAAVINPSQYTQHNLGVADGLAGFGAVLQQLPPNSAKVNTVRVFEDGDYVFTHSDYDFFGPKIGFDVFRFEQGQIVEHWDNLQETPATANPSGHTMIDGPTQATDLTQTEWNKALVESFVDDILVNGRMEKLAGYYNGDHYIQHNPQIGDGLSGLGQALEAMAAQGITMKYDKIHRVLGEGNFVLVLSEGTFGGQHTSFFDLFRVENGKIAEHWDTIETIPAPSDWKNDNGKF, from the coding sequence ATGAACAAAAAAGATCAGGTAATCGCCCTATTGAAAAGCATTGAAACAGGAGAAGCAGGCCCTGCTGCTGTGATCAATCCCAGCCAGTACACGCAGCACAATTTAGGGGTAGCCGACGGTCTGGCTGGTTTTGGAGCCGTACTCCAGCAGCTACCACCCAACTCTGCAAAAGTGAATACGGTCCGCGTGTTTGAGGACGGAGATTACGTGTTTACGCACAGTGACTACGACTTTTTCGGCCCAAAGATCGGTTTTGACGTATTCCGGTTCGAGCAAGGCCAGATCGTTGAACACTGGGATAATTTGCAGGAAACCCCGGCCACAGCTAATCCCAGTGGCCATACGATGATCGACGGCCCAACCCAGGCCACAGACCTAACGCAAACAGAGTGGAACAAGGCGCTGGTCGAATCGTTTGTAGACGACATTCTGGTGAACGGCCGGATGGAGAAGCTGGCGGGCTATTACAACGGCGATCACTACATTCAGCATAACCCGCAGATTGGCGATGGCCTCTCCGGTTTAGGGCAGGCACTCGAAGCGATGGCAGCCCAGGGCATCACGATGAAATACGACAAAATTCATCGTGTTCTGGGCGAAGGCAACTTTGTGCTGGTGCTTAGTGAAGGAACATTCGGTGGCCAGCACACTTCGTTTTTTGATCTTTTTCGCGTCGAAAATGGTAAGATTGCCGAGCACTGGGATACCATTGAGACGATTCCCGCTCCCTCGGATTGGAAAAACGACAACGGTAAATTTTAA
- a CDS encoding Methylcrotonoyl-CoA carboxylase (PFAM: carboxyl transferase~KEGG: cvi:CV_1764 propionyl-CoA carboxylase (beta subunit)), with protein MQTLLDELAQRSAQTQLGGGQKKIDDQHKKGKLTARERIDYLTDDDKPFVEIGLFTGEGMYAEHGGCPAGGVVVGIGYVSGRQCVIVANDATVKAGAWFPITAKKNLRAQEIAMENQLPIIYLVDSAGVYLPLQDEVFADKEHFGRTFRNNAHLSAMGVLQVAAVMGSCVAGGAYLPIMSDEALIVEGTGSIFLAGPYLVKASIGEEVDAETLGGAVTHTDISGVIDNRYPDDKSCLDAIKRILDKTGHRPTAGFDRAEPALPAKNPADIYQILPADRVKPYDMQEIVDRLVDNSAFDAYKPGYGQSLICGYARIDGWAVGIVANQRKVVKAKGKTGQPTEMQMGGVIYGDAADKAARFIMNCNQKQIPLVFIQDVSGFMVGSRAEQGGIIKDGAKMVSAMANSVVPKFTVVIGNSYGAGNYAMCGKAYDPRLMLAWPTAQMAVMSGASAAKTLLQIQVAAQKAKGQPLTPEEEQAQLDKITDQYNAQLSPYYAAARLWVDAVIDPLDTRKILSEGISAANHAPITKRFSVGVIQT; from the coding sequence ATGCAAACGCTCCTCGACGAACTCGCCCAACGGTCTGCCCAAACTCAACTTGGTGGTGGCCAAAAGAAAATAGATGACCAGCACAAAAAGGGTAAACTGACCGCTCGCGAACGAATCGACTACCTCACCGATGACGATAAACCCTTCGTCGAAATCGGCCTTTTCACAGGCGAGGGCATGTATGCCGAACATGGCGGCTGCCCGGCGGGCGGGGTTGTCGTAGGGATTGGCTATGTATCGGGGCGGCAGTGTGTTATTGTGGCGAACGATGCCACAGTAAAGGCCGGTGCCTGGTTTCCGATTACGGCTAAAAAGAATCTCCGGGCGCAGGAAATTGCGATGGAGAATCAGTTGCCCATCATCTATCTGGTCGACAGTGCGGGGGTTTACCTGCCCTTGCAGGACGAGGTGTTTGCTGATAAAGAACACTTTGGTCGCACGTTTCGCAACAACGCCCACCTCTCGGCGATGGGTGTTTTACAGGTAGCGGCCGTAATGGGCAGCTGCGTAGCCGGGGGAGCTTACTTACCCATTATGTCCGATGAAGCACTGATCGTGGAAGGTACCGGCTCTATATTTCTGGCCGGGCCGTATCTGGTCAAAGCGTCGATTGGCGAAGAGGTCGACGCTGAAACCCTGGGCGGGGCCGTTACGCATACCGATATTTCGGGCGTTATCGACAACCGCTACCCGGACGATAAGAGTTGTCTGGATGCGATTAAGCGTATTCTCGATAAAACGGGGCATCGCCCAACCGCTGGCTTCGACCGAGCCGAACCTGCCTTACCTGCTAAAAATCCCGCCGATATTTACCAAATCCTCCCCGCCGACCGGGTAAAACCCTACGACATGCAAGAAATTGTGGATAGACTTGTGGATAACTCGGCCTTCGATGCGTATAAACCTGGTTACGGGCAGTCGCTCATTTGTGGGTACGCCCGAATTGACGGCTGGGCGGTGGGTATCGTGGCCAACCAGCGGAAAGTGGTGAAGGCTAAAGGCAAAACGGGACAGCCGACAGAGATGCAGATGGGCGGGGTTATTTATGGCGATGCGGCCGACAAAGCCGCCCGGTTCATTATGAACTGCAATCAGAAGCAGATTCCGCTGGTGTTCATACAAGATGTATCTGGCTTCATGGTCGGGAGCCGGGCTGAGCAGGGTGGTATCATTAAAGATGGGGCCAAGATGGTCAGCGCGATGGCCAATTCGGTAGTACCAAAGTTTACGGTCGTTATTGGTAACAGCTACGGGGCGGGCAATTATGCCATGTGCGGCAAAGCCTATGACCCTCGGCTGATGCTGGCCTGGCCAACGGCGCAAATGGCGGTGATGAGTGGTGCCTCGGCCGCTAAAACCTTATTGCAAATTCAGGTGGCGGCTCAGAAAGCCAAAGGCCAGCCCCTGACCCCTGAAGAAGAACAGGCGCAACTGGATAAAATTACCGATCAGTATAATGCTCAGCTTTCGCCCTATTACGCAGCCGCCCGGCTTTGGGTCGATGCTGTTATCGACCCGCTCGACACCCGAAAAATCCTGTCAGAAGGGATCTCGGCGGCTAACCATGCACCCATCACGAAGCGATTTTCGGTAGGGGTAATTCAAACCTAG